The Nicotiana tabacum cultivar K326 chromosome 14, ASM71507v2, whole genome shotgun sequence genome contains a region encoding:
- the LOC107820724 gene encoding cytochrome P450 82A4-like: MYHLLSPIEAIVGLVTFAFLLYLLWTKKQSKILNPLPPKIPGGWPVIGHLFYFNNNGDDDRHFSQKLGDLADKYGPVFTFRLGFRRFLAVSSYEAMKECFSTNDIHFADRPALLYGEYLCYNNAMLAVAKYGPYWKKNRKLVNQELLSVSRLEKFKHVRFSIVQKNIKQLYNCDSPMVKINLSDWIDKLTFDIILKMVVGKTYNNGHGEILKAAFQKFMVQAMEIELYDVFHIPFFKWLDLTGNIKAMKQTFKDIDNIIQGWLDEHIKKRETKDVGGENEQDFIDVLLSKRSNEHLGDGYSHDTTIKATVFTLVLDATDTLALHIKWVMALMINNKNVMKKAQEEMDTIVGRDRWVEENDIKNLVYLQAIVKEVLRLHPPAPLSVQHLSVKDCVVNGYHIPKGTALLTNIMKLQRDPQIWVDPDTFDPERFLTTNAAIDYRGQHYELIPFGSGRRACPAMNYSLQVEHLSIAHLIQGFNFATTTNEPLDMKQGVGLTLPKKTDVEVLITPRLPPTLYQY; this comes from the exons ATGTATCATCTTCTTTCTCCCATAGAAGCCATTGTAGGACTTGTAACCTTTGCATTTCTACTCTACTTGCTATGGACAAAAAAACAATCAAAAATCTTAAACCCACTGCCTCCAAAAATCCCAGGTGGATGGCCAGTAATCGGCCATCTCTTTTATTTCAACAACAATGGCGATGATGACcgccatttttctcaaaaactcggAGACTTAGCTGACAAATATGGTCCCGTCTTCACATTCCGGTTAGGGTTTCGCCGTTTCTTGGCGGTGAGTAGTTATGAAGCTATGAAAGAATGCTTCTCTACCAATGATATCCATTTCGCCGATCGGCCAGCTTTACTTTACGGAGAATACCTTTGCTATAACAATGCCATGCTTGCTGTTGCCAAATATGGCCCTTACTGGAAAAAAAATCGAAAGCTAGTCAATCAAGAACTTCTCTCCGTTAGTCGGCTCGAAAAATTCAAACATGTTAGATTTTCTATAGTTCAGAAAAATATTAAACAATTGTATAATTGTGATTCACCAATGGTGAAGATAAACCTTAGTGATTGGATAGATAAATTGACATTCGACATCATTTTGAAAATGGTTGTTGGGAAGACCTATAATAATGGACATGGAGAAATACTCAAAGCAGCTTTTCAGAAGTTCATGGTTCAAGCTATGGAGATTGAGCTCTATGATGTTTTTCACATTCCATTTTTCAAGTGGTTGGATCTTACAGGGAATATTAAGGCTATGAAACAAACTTTCAAAGACATTGATAATATTATCCAAGGTTGGTTAGATGAGCACATTAAGAAGAGAGAAACAAAGGATGTTGGAGGTGAAAATGAACAAGATTTTATTGATGTGCTGCTTTCCAAGAGGAGCAACGAACATCTTGGCGATGGTTACTCTCATGACACCACCATCAAAGCAACAGTATTC ACTTTGGTCTTGGATGCAACAGACACACTTGCACTTCATATAAAGTGGGTAATGGCGTTAATGATAAACAATAAGAATGTCATGAAGAAAGCACAAGAAGAGATGGACACCATTGTTGGTAGAGATAGATGGGTAGAAGAGAATGATATCAAGAATTTGGTGTATCTTCAAGCAATTGTTAAAGAAGTATTACGATTACATCCACCTGCACCTTTGTCAGTACAACACCTATCCGTAAAAGATTGTGTTGTCAATGGATACCATATTCCTAAGGGGACTGCACTACTTACAAATATTATGAAACTTCAACGAGACCCACAAATATGGGTAGATCCTGATACATTCGATCCAGAAAGATTCTTGACGACTAATGCTGCAATTGACTATCGCGGGCAGCACTATGAGTTGATCCCGTTTGGATCAGGGAGACGAGCTTGTCCCGCGATGAATTACTCATTGCAAGTGGAACACCTTTCAATTGCTCATTTGATCCAGGGTTTCAATTTTGCAACTACGACTAACGAGCCTTTGGATATGAAACAAGGCGTGGGTCTAACTTTACCTAAGAAGACAGATGTTGAAGTGCTAATTACACCTCGCCTTCCTCCTACgctttatcaatattaa